The Anas acuta chromosome 7, bAnaAcu1.1, whole genome shotgun sequence DNA window TAGGTTAAAAAGACATGTGACAGACAGACTGGGACAAGACTGAATCTTACACCTGTGGCAGGTCAGTATTCTGTCCGTGTAGAAGCTAGGATGTTGAAATGAAAGAACTGTTTGTAATTCTACAAAGCCCAGTTTGGCATTATTTCACCGATCTCTTAAGTTCTTTAGGAATAGCATAGATCTGTCAGATTTTAAGCGCTTTTATATTATACGTGGAGAATAAAATCGTTTCCTATTTCATTTGAGCCTTTTATTCACTTGAGCCTCCTTATTAGTAGACGTATTGTTCCATTGTAGGGTATCTAAGGTTATCCATATGTAACCAAGGCaactgaactaaaaaaaaaaaaagctgctattagacaatacattttgaaatggaagaaataatttattcttctcAGTTGGGTTGCAGCTCTAAAGTTCACATTAAATAAGGATAAGAAATTCTGTTCGTTGTAGTGGATCTATCTGTTCCTGAAATTGTTTTAACTCATGTATTGGGGAGACTTTTGCCTCTTACCTACAAAAATTGTTAACATCACTTAAATTTTTCAATCTTACTGGATTCAATCTTACTATCGCTGTTTTTTCGTTCTTACCTCTTATGTTATTGTGTTGAACTGttcattctgtcttttttttttgttgttgagtTGTGTATTATTATTCTATAATTATGTAATATAAGGCTTTCAAAAGCATAATTGtcctttaaaagctgttttatgaGCATAAATTTAAATGTATAACTGGAGAAATTTGGATACTCTTCGCCAATTTAAGTGTTACtcattttggaaaaatgcaACACTAGTTCCTCTGTTTTGTAGCTTCTTTAAATTATGTTGACATATTTAGTTTCAGCAGTTGTACACTGTTTTTCTAGTTACATCTCTAATACACCTGAGTTTGGTGTTCCAGGATGTTTGCAGTTTTTCTGTTACTATGAGCTTTGTGAATGTGCAGATTTGTTGACCCCTAGTGGATTGTGAACAAAAGGTCTCTTAATTTAATAagtgttaaatgaaaaatgcaaatatttttgatttgtttcatcttttaatgttctttcttctgcttgcaGATGGATTAGTTCCTGAATTTATCTGCTGGTGTTCTGTTTTCTACCTTGGCAGAATTCCTTACTGCAGTAACTTATTAACGACACTGCCAAAACTTACAAACACGTAGTTAGGTGTCTGCATTTTAATGCATAAAATGCTTGTAGCTGTAGCTGAGTACTTTAAAATGACAATATAGcaagtaactttaaaaaaatctaggaTTTCTCTTTTGTGGTGTGTAAGTTAGGTAACTTTTTAATAAGCTTAGAAGGTTTTGAACTTGAACAGTATGATAAATATGTGGATTAAAGCAACTTCTAAATTGTCTGCTCAAGCTTCACTGTGACCTTTTAATGCTTATTAAATACTTATAAATTTATTGATAATATCCtaaaaatctgtctttaaaatattctcttactaaatacagtatttttatgcTAAAACAGTGATGTTAAATTAATAGCTATGTAAATTATGAATTTCTACTgattttttctgaaactttaaGAGACTCTACTCTATTTAATTTAGttaaaattgatattttttccaGGGGATGAAATTGTCCCAACTGCTGTAAAAGTTTAAGGCACTTACTTCACATCagttaaaatgtaaattcacATGTTTATTAGTGTAATAAGTGAACTTAAGTCTGCTCAGGTGATAGAAGACTAATAAAAGTTAAGTTCCTGGAAACTTTGTTAGGGTCTTCTCAGTACATACTGAACTTCACAACAGGTCTGCATCTGCTACATGTTTCCAAGTATCGGAATCATAAATTAAGCCCTACTGTAGATTATTTACTGGGTCAGGCTTATATAGCATACTAAATTACTTCCTTTTTTAtcatgcatttaattttataagcATTAACTAGTATTTTTACTAGTAAAATTATAGAGTATTCCTTTGAAATTTAGGTATTTTAAActaagaaaaatctgaaatcatTTTTGTTGTGCTAGTGTTTAGTGTTGTAGTTACTGCATAAACCATACTGTTCAAAGTCAAACTTACCCAACAatcaaaaatgtcaaaaagatctcaaattcatatttttgttgGAGCACCCACTATTCCAAGCCAAATGGACATGTCTGAAGAAAGTAGTTTGCCACCTGCTGTTGAAAAATGGAGAGAACTCCACTGTTCATTTGATATACACAGtcttttttctgaaaaagtcaAAGGGACAGACTGCTTAATGTTTAAGGCAGGAAGCTCCCCAGTCACAGCAGTTTCTGCAAATGATGACAGCTCATCTTTTGTGCCTATGGTGGGAACGTGTGCCAGTACCCCCCAAAAGACCCAAAGTTTAATTCATTCTGATTGTCAAATATCCAGAGATGGACAGGAACCTGCAAACATAAATCCGGCTGCGGATCAACACCTTCCTCAAAAACCTGTGAAATCCAGTAGACAATGTAAGCAATCACAAGACTGTTCAAACATCACTGAAGTAAAAGGCAGTCATTTAGAAGATAAGGGTTCTGACATTTCTCATTTGGTGGCTAGTACAAAGGAGATTAGCATACACCTAAGGTCTGTGGAACAAGGTGTTCAATCAGATGATAGAAATGATCACCATGAACATCTAAGTCAATATCTGGAtatgtttttcccccaaaatcaAGAGTCAAaaccaagaggaaaaacaagtgCTTGTGTAGACCTTGCAGTGTCAACTGATACTGAATTTCGTAGTATAATTACTTCAAGTCAGGTGGCTGTTTTTGCACAGAATCACTTTAAGAACCAGAATGAGATGCATAGAACTCTACAGCTGTTAGAAACAGAAACGGGGAATAAATGTGAAAGACCGTGTGATCACTTTAAATTTGAATCTGATGCTGGAACATGTCTTAGCGTGGTTGAAAATGGCTGTGGGCAGGAGTATGCAAGTTCTCTTGAACTTTTCAGTTCGCAGTGTGATGAGAAAAACACTTGCTTCGAAGCTACAAGAGAAGTGAGTGCTCATGAAAATTCAGTGAAGTCTCATGAATCTTGTGTTCCTGCTGtgcaatttgaaaatgaaatccaTATTGAACCATTGAGCTCAGGAATACTGTGCTCTCAGGTAGAAAGTTCTCATAAGAGCTCTTCTAAAAGAGCCCACAAGTCTGAAgattttgttcatattttccCATCAACATGTAAAAGGCAGCTGAAATCCAAGAGAGCAAAACTGAATTCTCCTCCAGCTGGTCCTGGAATGAGAGTAGATCAAGAAGGGACAGATTTCAAGCAGTCTCAAAGGAAACTACTGTCGCCACTTAagaactgctgctgcaagaaTCAAAAGTACAATGTGTTGGTTACAATAGTACATCCATGTCTTAtcaaagaaatacagattaAGGCTAGACCAAAATCTTCATGTAAAGTGCCAGTAGCAACAATTGTAGTTATTGACCAGTCAGAGATTGAGAGGAAGGTGGTGCTATGGCGTGGTGCTGCGTTTTGGTCACTCACTGTGTTTCCTGGGGATATTGTATTACTTACAGGTgagaattctcttttttttcttttttttttttaaatgtggatCTTTAATAATGTGGATCATTAAAATGCCTGTTACAGCTAGACCGATTCCAAATTAGTAATTTGGAATTGCCTAAGCATCTGTTGGTATCTTTATTACATCACTTATATCGTTCATATCGCTTAGTATTGGTTTGAATTCCTGTAGTCATACTGCTATTGGAACATTGAATATCCCATAGAAGTTGTCAATCTTTCATGTAGTCTCTGATCAGAGGCACAGCAGTGCATAGAcactggagctgtgctgtgggtaGTCAGGCATATCCTGAAACCTACCAGTGTTTTAAAAcagttgtttctgaaaatgtataTGTGCTGCTACAAACCAGATGTGCTAGTATGCATTGACTTCTGTAATTCTCTGTTGGACCAGCATACAGACTGGAAAATTGTGATGTTCATATGGTCTCAGGATGTGAAATACTCTTTTCCTCATGTGAAAGATTTGTATCTTAGCATTAGCATCTTAAACTGAATTATGTTGTGAATTACTGATATAGACTGCATAAACATAttgtcttcagtttctttttcttatcaAGTCAGCTGGTAATAAAGATTCTTCCCAATGAATCCTTTGTATTTGTTAATAcctaacaggagaaaaaaaaatctgtgattaATAGGATACATGTCATGTAAGAGAATGCAGTACTATCAAGGACTTTATTATACTAGAGCTGGAGTTGACTAGAACTTGATAGTCATCTGGCCATTTAGTTATTgcaattttgaaacaaaaatcaaacaaacaaaacaaaaaaaacgttTGAATACTTCTGTGGTTTAAGATGCACGTGTCTCTTTGTTAAGAGTTATTAAAGGGCTTACTGTGCAGTGGTAGTTATGTTAAAATGATTTAAGATAAGCTGggctttctttgctgtttaGACTTTCTTATCCCAAAAGACATCAAGTGTTTCTAGGTAAGCCTAGTACTTTACTTACCTGAAATGTGGCATAATAAATTATCCCGTACTGTTAGCAATTTTGTTTATACGTTGCTTCATATTGGGTTACTAAATATCTTATAAGAATAATTAAACTACTGAGCAAATGTGATTAAGTCTTTGTAAGTGGTTTTGGTAGGTCCTAAAAATCAGTTTGTTTCCAAGTGGTCTCTTTCAAACTCAAATCTGTTTATATAACTCTGGAAAATGTGTGGGAGTTACTGTAGTTCTGACACCTTCTGGCATCCTGCCATCAATTAAATTTAGCAACTTGCTCTATTGTCAGCTGTGTATATCTGCTCTCGTAGCCCCTTTGATGGCTTCTTGTCAGTCTCCTGCTTGCACTGGGTACCAGCATTCAGCACTAGCAGGCACAACGCTTAGATAGGTGTGATGACAGTGGGTCTGCCGGGAAAGTAGTTGGTACAGACAGTTTTGTCTGTTTAGGTTGGCACGTAGATTGTTCTGCACCCAGAATGTAACAAGTTTTTCCTGTGGAGCCACTGATAGCATACACAGCCATGTTTTTTGGGttctgcaatttttttcccttaagtgGCTTTAAAGAGTCTAACTAGTATTTTTGAAGGAAGTCCTTCAGTATTCCTTTttactctgaaatattttaagatttttgctcatttttttctcttactgtgCAAATTGTTCATTAGTAGCAGTTCAAGAAATTAAAGCAGATGTACAGCTCCCAGTGATCTTATGCAGAGCACTGTATTGTTATGCTAGTTTCAGTGTGCCTTTCATACAGCTTTTCTGTCAATTGTCCATTGGAAATGGTAGTAGATGTGCATGCTACATATGTCTGAATTGTGGAAGTTCCTTCAGTTTACTGTCTATGTCAAAGAACATATCATAACAGTTGGAATGACTTGCTTATGTGCATTGCCAACATTGTCTGCAAGACCCTTGTAATTATAAATGTCAGCCATAGTTGGCATACCATGAGATGCAACAAGTCTTCAGTAACGAAGGAAATCCTTTGGGGGGGGAGGTAGCCATTTGAGAATGAAGTATACAGTAGATAATGAGGTTCTGAAAGAATAGCAAGGTGAATGAAGAGGATTCAAAATTAAAGTTCTGATCTGAAGCCAACTTCAAGATTTTTAATTCTATAGCCAATAATATGATACACTTCAATATTTTGGATGCATTaattgatgtttgttttttttttttttccttcagatatCATGATGTATGAGAATCTTTGGTATGGAGAAATCATGCTGCAATCTACATTTACTAGTCAGTTACTGAATCTGGGGAACTGCTCAGCTCTCAATCCAGAAGAATGTAAGATTGTGCATaaattttcccccaaaatcaCAGTAAAATACCTATTCAAAGTAGTCCATTTGATTTGGAATGCCTCAAAATACACAGGGTGAAATAGAAATGTGAACGACTGAGAGTTACAAAACACTGCAGTAACGTTTTACAGAAACAGCTATTAGAAAATGTGGCCACAATGCCATCAGATAGGCATGTGAAGTTTATGGCAAAGTTGAGTGGTTAACATTCAAAACTCTGAATCTTTTGATCTTAGTTTAAGAAACAGTAGTTATCGCAGGACTCAACTGCAAGAGGTTTGAGATTTCATGAGGATGAAATCGTTTGCAAAAACTTCAGAGACTTAATTGAATGGATAACAttcagggaaaataattaattggTTATTTAAACATAAAGACTTCAAAGAGACACGAGCTATGGAGCAACAGAGGCTAAGGGAAAATACAGTGGAAGTATCATTGAACTTGCATTGTTCTTAGTCTTCCTGATAGCTGTTGCTGTCAGCGATTTAAGAGAGGTTCAGGGGTAAATGATCAAAAGGCTGTCCTTACAAACTTACAAAACCAGGTCTCTTTCCTGGTTTTGGTGTAACTTAAAATACCATAACTGCACGTAATGTTGGAATGTTATCAAGAGGaggcaaataaaatacagtttaattttggatcaaatatttcaaatctcAATAATTTCTTGCCTTAGAATTTCATAAGTTTTGGGTTTGCTGTTTTAAATATGTACCAATTAATTTTATACTgctatgctgaaaaaaaagtgGTCCATCTAATTTTCGTTGTTTTTATACAAGTTTATCATATAGTGGATGGTGATGTTCTCCATGGCTTACTGGCATATGTAGCATCAGAATTTCCTCACTTTGGACACATTCCACGAAGGCAAGTTCAGAGACTGAATAGTGTTCAGTATGCTCAACTAGACCAGCTTCAGCCAAATACATTGGTTCACTTGATCTTAAAAATCGTCAGCATTGCCATATTAACAGGTAAGTTCATGCACTGGACTTCAACTTTCAGAACTTCAGAACTGCCTTGCAAAATGGCTGTTTAATTTTTACCTGTTGCTGGTTGTTTCTCATTCCATACTCCAGTGTTTGATAGGAGTCACAAATAAAACCTTTGTGAAGATCCACTTAGATATCATAGCAGGTGAAATGGAACTAATCAGGAAGGAAATAATGACCGAAGTCAGCTGCTGAGGGAAGTTACTGCACACTCTGATCAATAGCGTACACATCTGTTCAAAAAGCACGCAGTCAGAGCACTGATACTCAGTGTTCTTACTTGCTGAAGGATTGTTATTTTCACTAAGGAATGTATAGTAAGAGCCCTGAGAAGAGGTAGATACTGAATGTACAGCGAAGGAACAAACTTGTTTTTAATGGCTCTTGAAACTCACAGGTGTGTTGTTGTGATAGCCTGCTGCTTGGAAAAGGTGGCTGGTTTATAAAAATGTCACATGGGACAGTGAAGTTTCACTAATTCAAACCTTGCTTTCCAGATACCTTCCATGTAAGCCTCCTGTTATTAAAGGAATACTTGTGGTTAGACTCTAAATCATGtggt harbors:
- the SHLD2 gene encoding shieldin complex subunit 2 isoform X1, with translation MSKRSQIHIFVGAPTIPSQMDMSEESSLPPAVEKWRELHCSFDIHSLFSEKVKGTDCLMFKAGSSPVTAVSANDDSSSFVPMVGTCASTPQKTQSLIHSDCQISRDGQEPANINPAADQHLPQKPVKSSRQCKQSQDCSNITEVKGSHLEDKGSDISHLVASTKEISIHLRSVEQGVQSDDRNDHHEHLSQYLDMFFPQNQESKPRGKTSACVDLAVSTDTEFRSIITSSQVAVFAQNHFKNQNEMHRTLQLLETETGNKCERPCDHFKFESDAGTCLSVVENGCGQEYASSLELFSSQCDEKNTCFEATREVSAHENSVKSHESCVPAVQFENEIHIEPLSSGILCSQVESSHKSSSKRAHKSEDFVHIFPSTCKRQLKSKRAKLNSPPAGPGMRVDQEGTDFKQSQRKLLSPLKNCCCKNQKYNVLVTIVHPCLIKEIQIKARPKSSCKVPVATIVVIDQSEIERKVVLWRGAAFWSLTVFPGDIVLLTDIMMYENLWYGEIMLQSTFTSQLLNLGNCSALNPEEFYHIVDGDVLHGLLAYVASEFPHFGHIPRRQVQRLNSVQYAQLDQLQPNTLVHLILKIVSIAILTESVYSYRGGNQRKVILTVEQSRDQHYRMVLWGAGAAWCPQLQRRKGHLWDFKYLLVQCSSVSGDLELHTTPWSSCECLFDDDKRAIEFKEKFQKSKTPVMKMTNLSAHLDEKCSGVIQVKAHIIELKFTVLTDQYRQLIFHADTSLECVLASLPMITYSGCAKCGLEVQADENMIYKQCFRCLPYNKVKTFYRPALMTAEDRGCEINIHVVSELMEKIFLNIPADWLNRSVVPSSDITYSTIVADLCHSLVADSEASYFLEIKSHFVLDENSYPLQKDFHLLNFHPDL
- the SHLD2 gene encoding shieldin complex subunit 2 isoform X2 — its product is MSKRSQIHIFVGAPTIPSQMDMSEESSLPPAVEKWRELHCSFDIHSLFSEKVKGTDCLMFKAGSSPVTAVSANDDSSSFVPMVGTCASTPQKTQSLIHSDCQISRDGQEPANINPAADQHLPQKPVKSSRQCKQSQDCSNITEVKGSHLEDKGSDISHLVASTKEISIHLRSVEQGVQSDDRNDHHEHLSQYLDMFFPQNQESKPRGKTSACVDLAVSTDTEFRSIITSSQVAVFAQNHFKNQNEMHRTLQLLETETGNKCERPCDHFKFESDAGTCLSVVENGCGQEYASSLELFSSQCDEKNTCFEATREVSAHENSVKSHESCVPAVQFENEIHIEPLSSGILCSQVESSHKSSSKRAHKSEDFVHIFPSTCKRQLKSKRAKLNSPPAGPGMRVDQEGTDFKQSQRKLLSPLKNCCCKNQKYNVLVTIVHPCLIKEIQIKARPKSSCKVPVATIVVIDQSEIERKVVLWRGAAFWSLTVFPGDIVLLTDIMMYENLWYGEIMLQSTFTSQLLNLGNCSALNPEEFYHIVDGDVLHGLLAYVASEFPHFGHIPRRQVQRLNSVQYAQLDQLQPNTLVHLILKIVSIAILTESVYSYRGGNQRKVILTVEQSRDQHYRMVLWGAGAAWCPQLQRRKGHLWDFKYLLVQCSSVSGDLELHTTPWSSCECLFDDDKRAIEFKEKFQKSKTPVMKMTNLSAHLDEKCSGVIQVKAHIIELKFTVLTDQYRQLIFHADTSLECVLASLPMITYSGCAKCGLEVQADENMIYKQCFRCLPYNKVKTFYRPALMTAEDRGCEINIHVVSELMEKIFLNIPADWLNRSCLPQI